One stretch of Glycine soja cultivar W05 chromosome 7, ASM419377v2, whole genome shotgun sequence DNA includes these proteins:
- the LOC114418731 gene encoding pentatricopeptide repeat-containing protein At2g17670-like, protein MGKIPPSFRSAIANPNLRNPSSLFRPQPHHFPNKHQQPRKPSKQQQKPSSLPLFKSPNLEDAKKLFNSIANSSSDPRFPNSLLHSYAKLATTPSDSIKFFNHITKTLPSFSPDRSTFHILLSHASNNSNLLSPIHQTLNLMLAAGITPDTATADVAVRSLCSAGRLDHAVELIKEFASKHCPPDTYTFNFLVKHLCKSSTITTVYAFIDEMREKFDVKPDLVTYTILIDNVCNGKNLNLREAMRLVSVLHEEGFKLDCFVYNTIMKGYCVLSRGSEAIEVYNKMKEEGVEPDLVTYNTLIFGLSKSGRVTEARKLLRVMAEKGYFPDEVTYTSLMNGLCRKGDALGALALLGEMEAKGCSPNACTYNTLLHGLCKARLVEKAVKFYQVIRASGLKLDTASYGTFVRALCRDGRIAEAYEVFDYAVESKSLTDVAAYSTLESTLKWLRKAKEQGLAI, encoded by the coding sequence ATGGGCAAAATCCCTCCTTCGTTCCGCTCCGCAATCGCAAACCCTAACCTCCGTAACCCCTCTTCACTCTTCCGTCCCCAACCCCATCACTTCCCAAACAAACACCAACAACCTCGAAAACCCTCTAAGCAACAACAaaaaccttcttctcttcctctcttcAAATCCCCAAACCTCGAAGACGCCAAAAAACTCTTCAACTCCATCGCCAACTCTTCCTCCGACCCCCGCTTCCCCAACTCCCTCCTCCACTCCTACGCCAAACTCGCCACCACCCCTTCCGATTCCATCAAATTCTTCAACCATATCACCAAAACCCTACCTTCCTTCTCCCCCGACCGCTCCACCTTCCACATCCTCCTGTCCCACGCCTCCAACAATTCCAATTTACTCTCCCCAATCCACCAAACCCTAAATTTAATGCTGGCCGCCGGGATCACCCCCGACACTGCCACCGCCGACGTCGCCGTCCGGTCCCTCTGCTCGGCCGGTCGCCTCGACCACGCCGTCGAATTGATCAAAGAATTCGCCTCCAAACACTGCCCCCCGGACACCTACACCTTCAACTTCCTCGTCAAGCACCTCTGCAAGTCCAGCACCATAACCACCGTCTATGCCTTCATCGACGAAATGCGCGAAAAATTCGACGTCAAGCCTGATCTGGTCACCTACACGATCCTCATTGACAATGTATGCAATGGGAAGAACCTGAACCTGAGGGAGGCGATGAGGCTGGTGAGTGTGCTTCACGAGGAAGGGTTTAAGCTTGATTGCTTTGTTTACAACACCATTATGAAAGGGTATTGTGTGTTGAGTAGAGGGAGTGAGGCGATTGAGGTTTATaacaagatgaaggaggaagggGTGGAGCCTGATCTTGTTACTTACAACACTTTGATCTTCGGGCTGTCGAAGTCCGGGAGGGTGACCGAGGCGAGGAAGTTGCTGCGTGTGATGGCGGAGAAAGGCTATTTTCCTGATGAGGTGACCTATACTTCACTGATGAATGGGTTGTGTAGGAAGGGGGACGCGCTAGGGGCCCTGGCCTTGTTGGGGGAGATGGAGGCCAAGGGGTGTAGTCCGAATGCGTGCACGTATAACACGCTGCTGCACGGGTTGTGTAAGGCGAGGCTGGTGGAGAAGGCTGTCAAGTTCTACCAGGTGATCAGGGCTAGCGGTCTGAAGCTTGATACAGCTTCTTATGGGACGTTTGTCAGGGCGCTGTGTAGGGACGGGAGAATTGCAGAGGCGTATGAGGTTTTTGATTATGCTGTTGAGAGCAAGAGCTTGACGGATGTTGCTGCTTACTCGACATTGGAGAGCACGCTTAAATGGCTCAGGAAGGCGAAAGAACAAGGGCTCGCCATTTGA